In Halobacteroides halobius DSM 5150, the genomic window CTACAATTACATTTTTAGGCCCATAAATCAAAGCTGCTACTCGATTACCTCGACCATCAATATTAACTAATTTACCATCTTTAGTAATAGCATTAGTACTTGTTAAAAAGTAATCACTATTTAAAGCTTGATGATAAATCTTCTCCTTCTCTTCTTCACTACTAGCCTTGGCCCGGTCATAAACAGTATAATTACCTTGATGTACTTTCTCCTTTATATCTAATGCCTCTAGTGTCATAGACCCACCCCAAGAAACACTTGTCCCTGCAGATAATAAAGACATTACTTGCTTTAGCGCTTCTTCTTTGTTAGCACAATAATAACCTTTCATCCCTCGCTGTTCTAACTTATCAATTAGTTGTTTAGCATTAACTCTATAGTGCTTTTTTCGTGGTTTCATCTTGGCCCTCCTTTTTTATTTAGTTGACAAGTCAACTATTCTTTATTATAATAAGATTTAGTTGTCTTGTCAACAATTAGGAGGTGTTAAAATGATAGATGAACCAATTGGTAAATACTTAAGTATGACTTATCGTGCTCATGTTTCATTACTGAATAAAAAACTAAAACCTTATGATATTAGTCATGGACAAATTTTATTATTGATTGCTTTATATAATCAAGAAGGAATCTGCCAACATCAGATCTGCCAAATGTATAATTTAAATAAAGCTGCTGTAGGTAGAGGGATTAAAAAACTAGAAGAAATAGGTTTTATAACTAAACAAACTGATCCTAATGATAAACGGAAAAATTTAATCTATTTAACTAATAAAGCTAAAAATTTCGAGACTAAATTTAGAGAAATTTTATGCACAGTTGAAAATGAAGTTAGAAGAGATTTATCTAAAAAGGAAATTAAAACATTTCTTAAAGTGATCAATAAAATAAATCATAATTTAACAACAAAACTTAATAATTGACTTTTTCAGGAGGGATAGATATGGAGCTTAATAAAAAATCTGATAGATTAGGAACAGAGCCTATTCTACCACTGTTATTCAAACTAGCGGCACCAGGAATTGTAGGAATGATAATTAATGCTTTATATAATGTAGTAGATAGTATTTATATTGGGCGTTTAAGCACAGAAGCACTTTCAGCTTTAGCCTTAGCTTTTCCGATTCAAATGATCTTAATTGCTATTGGGGCTGGAACCGGGATTGGAACTAATTCTTTAATCTCTAGATTATTAGGAAAGGGAGAAGTGCATAAAGCAAATAATACAGCAGAACATGTCTTTTTAATTGCTATTATCTATTCAATAGTAACAGGAATTATAGGAGGCTTCTTTGGGGATGATTTGATTAATCTCTTTACTAATAACCCCCACTTAATTGCTTTAGGTAATAGATACATTAGGATAATTATGATGGGGTCAGTAGCTGTATTTGTCCCTATAATCTTTAATAATATTTTACGGGGTGAAGGTAATACTTTTGTTCCTATGTTAACAATGTTAATCGGAGCAATTACCAATATAATTCTTGATCCTTTTTTAATTTTTGGGCTTGGATTTTTCCCTAAACTAGGAGTTGAAGGAGCTGCTGTAGCTACTGTTGTATCTAGAGCATTAAGTGGACTGTTTATTACTTTAGTAATTTTAAGTGATAAAAATCAGATCCAATTAAAACTAGAAGAATTTGATTTTGATTTACAAATTATTAAAGAAATTTATCAAGTAGGATTTCCAGCAATGATCATGAGAGGATTAGCTAGTATCATGATTGCTGGCATGAATACAATTGTAGGAGCATATAGTACAACAGCAATTGCTATAGTAGGTATTTACTTTAGATTACAAGCTTTTGTTATTTTACCTATTTTAGGTTTAAGCCAAGGTTTTATGCCTCTTGTTGGTTATAATTATGGCCATAACAACCCTAACAGAATGAAAAAAACAATCATTTCTGGATCTGCAGTAACTTTTTTATTTTCATTAGTTAGTTTTGCTACATTTCAACTATTTGCTGATGAACTAATTAGACTATTTAATAATGATCCTAAATTAATAACTATTGGAACTACCGCTTTAAAAAGAATCAGCCTTGCTTATTTGATTATGGGGGTTAATCTGATTGGTTCTACAACTTTCCAAGCAATTGGTAAAGGGTTCCCTAGTTTATTTATCTCATTTTTAAGACAAATTTTAATTTTATTACCAACTATGTACTTCTTAGGAGAAATTTATGGATTATCAACCTTATGGTTTGCTTTTCCAATAGCAGAAGGAATCACCTTTATCATATTATCGATTTGGTTAATAACAACCCTAAAAAAATTATTTATTGATATGAAGACACCAAACTTAATTAATAACCACTAATAAAAGCAACTTAGAATTGACAATTTTTAAGAAAGAGAATAAACTATTTAACAATCGGGGGTGAAAAAATGAAAATTGGGGGTCGAGCTTATAAGAATGGAGTAGCCTTATATGGAAAGCATTATTCTGTTAAAGCCTTTTATAATGATGGCGAATTAGTCTATCAGGTAGGAAAGAATGCTCTAGCTAATAATAAATTATATCAATCAGCCAGAAAAATTCCTGTTTTAAGAGGTATGATAAGTTTGCTTATTTCTCTTTACTTTTTCTTTAAGGAAGCTGCTAGTAAACCTAAACGCTTCTGGCCTATTTTATTATTAATTAGTTTTAATATTGTTTTGGAAGCTTATTTTATTTTATTTCCAGCCAGTAGTACTAAACTAGTCAATAATATCTTCTTTTTAAACCCATTCATTTATTGGGGCTTACTATTAGGGGGATTATTTTTATTAAGACAAACTTTATTAGCAGAAATATTTAAATTCCATGGTGCTGAGCATAAAGCAGTTAATTATTATCAAGCAAATTTTTCTAAAAGCATAGCTAAGCATTCTCGTTTAGCTAGACGATGTGGAACTAATCTAGTAGCAGTTTATTTGATTATGACTGTGCTGATAGAATATTTAGGGTTAGGATTTAATCTTTATTGGCAGACCTTACTTTTATTAGGAGTAGCTTATGAGATACTACTATTACTGCCAGATAGCTTATTAGCTATCCCTTTTATTCTGCAACGCTTTACTACTATCGAACCAGAGACTAAACATCTTAGGGCATCTAAAACAGCATTAGATATTTTAATTACTCAAGAAGAAAATGAGGTGATAAAGTGAACAAGATAATTGGAGTAGATATTGATGCAGTTTTAACTGATGAAGGTACAGGTACAGATAATATTTGGCATCAAAAAATTTGTAATTATTTTAATTTAGAAGAAAGAAAAGAACAGGTGTATGATTTTAGAGATGCTTATGGCTTAACTCTAGAAGAGATAGAAGAATTTATGGCTACAGAAGGAAGGAAAATCTTCGCTAATGTTTCTCCTCTTACTGAAGCAAAAGAAGTTTTAGCTGACTTACAACAGCAAGGTTGTACTATTATTTTAGTTACTGCTAGGGCAAAAGAACACAACCAAGTAACTCTTGACTGGCTTGATGAACATCAAATTCCTTTTGATAAATTAATTCACAGTGAAGAAAAGGCTAATATTTGTCAAGCGGAAGGAATTGAGTTGTTTATAGATGATAGAGTTAGTAATTTGCTACCAATTAAAGAGTTAGGAATTCCAGTCTTATTAATGGATATGGATCATAATCAAAGCTTTAAAGGGCCAATTCCTAGAGTGCATAATTGGCAAGAAATAAAAGAACAACTAGAGCAGATATTAAAAGGGGCTTAAAACTTGGCCCCTTTTTTTATTTTTGTTTAATCTCTTCTAAATTGGAGTTTATATCAATCATTAATAAGATTACCTCTCCACAACCATATAAAAAAACGCTTTGAAAGATACCAAATAAAATAGGAAATAGTGTATTAAATAGAGCAAATAGGGGATTAGGATGAGATTTTAACCCCATTGCTGGTGCTTGAACTAAATTAACAAAGGTAATAAACATTGTAAACAAAAAAGCAAACACTGCTAAAATCTTAAAAGCCAAAGAAATAACCCTAAGCGTTTTATAATCACTAATTATTATCACCTCTTAAGTGAAATACTCTATTTTTGCTTTAGGAAATAAATCATTAATCTGTTTAGAAAGAAACTTTTTTAACTTATCTGCTTCATGTTCTGGATACACATACTTACCAAATCCTTTGTGCTGATAATCCTTTTTGTTAAGCTTTAATTTTGTATTAGGAAATCTAGCTTCAATTAAATTCTTAGACCTAGTACTAAAACGATGCATAATTAACTCAAAAGTTAAGTTTTCATCAGTAGGTTGAGAGAGTGACTCTTTAAGTTGGTTTAACAGGTTAGTATAACCTTCTTGCCAACCATCATAAATCATTAGTGGGGCTAAAATAAAACCTAACGGATAATTAGCTGCTTGAATTTTACTAGCTGCATTAATTCTTTCTTTTAGACTAGAAGTTAAGTGTTCAAAAGTATCTATTACATATTTAGTATTAAGACTAAATCTAAATCTAGTATGTCGTTGATGCTCTAAATTTAATAAAGAATCAACTCCTGCAAATTTAGTTACTACTCTAAGCCTACCTTTATCCTGTTTACCAAAGTATTCAATTGTTTTTGCTAAAGAACCAGTTAGATGCTCAACAGCAACTGGATCAGAAGAACTACTAGCTTCAAAAGTAATAATTTCGCCATGCCCTTTTCTAATATGCTTTTTTACTGCTTTTAGAATTTCTTCTAAATTAACATAAATCCTAACATATGAAGCACTACCTAAATTCTTAGCTAAATAACAGTATTCACACTTAGCAGGACAACTGGTACTAGTTACTAAACGATAATCTGCTGAAGGTTGACAAGATTTAAAACGTAGAGTCTTTTTAGTACCTATAACTAGTGTTTCTTTAGTCCAATTAAATAACTCAATAGGTTCCATTTCTTTTGCTGGACTAACTCGATTGTGTGATTCTATATAATCTACTGGGGTATCTTCTTTTAAAAATTGAGTTTCTAATTTCTTTGCTAGTGGATAGTCTAATGCTTGCTTTTCTATTAGAACTCTTTGTGGTTTGAATTTTTTCATAGTAACCTCCGCTCAAAATTTTAGTTTATGATTGATAAACTCTCTAATTTCAGTAATTGATTTGTTTTTACCTAGTAGTAATGTTAAAAGTAATCTAGCTTTAACACTAGTTAAATTTTTGCCATAGATTAGATTCATTTTAGTTATTTCTCTATCTCCAGCAAAAGCACCATAAAGATCATAAACTTGGCCCTCTAAACACCTAGAAGTGATCATTACTGGTATTTTAGTCTCTTTGAGAGGGTCCATCACATTTTTAGGTACAGTACCTAAGCCAAAAGTTTCAATTACTAAGCCTTGACATTTGGAATCTAAAATAGTTTTAATTAGATTATCACTACTGCCCAAACCTAATTTGATAATTTCTATTGGTGTAGTCAAAGATTCTATTTTAA contains:
- a CDS encoding lactate utilization protein, coding for MKPRKKHYRVNAKQLIDKLEQRGMKGYYCANKEEALKQVMSLLSAGTSVSWGGSMTLEALDIKEKVHQGNYTVYDRAKASSEEEKEKIYHQALNSDYFLTSTNAITKDGKLVNIDGRGNRVAALIYGPKNVIVVAGMNKLTIDEEDARKRVRNEAAPINTQRLEMETPCAITGSCANCTGDSSICSQTVITRLSKPAGRIKVVLVGEQLGY
- a CDS encoding MarR family winged helix-turn-helix transcriptional regulator; translation: MIDEPIGKYLSMTYRAHVSLLNKKLKPYDISHGQILLLIALYNQEGICQHQICQMYNLNKAAVGRGIKKLEEIGFITKQTDPNDKRKNLIYLTNKAKNFETKFREILCTVENEVRRDLSKKEIKTFLKVINKINHNLTTKLNN
- a CDS encoding MATE family efflux transporter, whose product is MELNKKSDRLGTEPILPLLFKLAAPGIVGMIINALYNVVDSIYIGRLSTEALSALALAFPIQMILIAIGAGTGIGTNSLISRLLGKGEVHKANNTAEHVFLIAIIYSIVTGIIGGFFGDDLINLFTNNPHLIALGNRYIRIIMMGSVAVFVPIIFNNILRGEGNTFVPMLTMLIGAITNIILDPFLIFGLGFFPKLGVEGAAVATVVSRALSGLFITLVILSDKNQIQLKLEEFDFDLQIIKEIYQVGFPAMIMRGLASIMIAGMNTIVGAYSTTAIAIVGIYFRLQAFVILPILGLSQGFMPLVGYNYGHNNPNRMKKTIISGSAVTFLFSLVSFATFQLFADELIRLFNNDPKLITIGTTALKRISLAYLIMGVNLIGSTTFQAIGKGFPSLFISFLRQILILLPTMYFLGEIYGLSTLWFAFPIAEGITFIILSIWLITTLKKLFIDMKTPNLINNH
- a CDS encoding DUF1385 domain-containing protein, which codes for MKIGGRAYKNGVALYGKHYSVKAFYNDGELVYQVGKNALANNKLYQSARKIPVLRGMISLLISLYFFFKEAASKPKRFWPILLLISFNIVLEAYFILFPASSTKLVNNIFFLNPFIYWGLLLGGLFLLRQTLLAEIFKFHGAEHKAVNYYQANFSKSIAKHSRLARRCGTNLVAVYLIMTVLIEYLGLGFNLYWQTLLLLGVAYEILLLLPDSLLAIPFILQRFTTIEPETKHLRASKTALDILITQEENEVIK
- a CDS encoding 5' nucleotidase, NT5C type; amino-acid sequence: MNKIIGVDIDAVLTDEGTGTDNIWHQKICNYFNLEERKEQVYDFRDAYGLTLEEIEEFMATEGRKIFANVSPLTEAKEVLADLQQQGCTIILVTARAKEHNQVTLDWLDEHQIPFDKLIHSEEKANICQAEGIELFIDDRVSNLLPIKELGIPVLLMDMDHNQSFKGPIPRVHNWQEIKEQLEQILKGA
- the splB gene encoding spore photoproduct lyase; translated protein: MKKFKPQRVLIEKQALDYPLAKKLETQFLKEDTPVDYIESHNRVSPAKEMEPIELFNWTKETLVIGTKKTLRFKSCQPSADYRLVTSTSCPAKCEYCYLAKNLGSASYVRIYVNLEEILKAVKKHIRKGHGEIITFEASSSSDPVAVEHLTGSLAKTIEYFGKQDKGRLRVVTKFAGVDSLLNLEHQRHTRFRFSLNTKYVIDTFEHLTSSLKERINAASKIQAANYPLGFILAPLMIYDGWQEGYTNLLNQLKESLSQPTDENLTFELIMHRFSTRSKNLIEARFPNTKLKLNKKDYQHKGFGKYVYPEHEADKLKKFLSKQINDLFPKAKIEYFT